A part of Gossypium hirsutum isolate 1008001.06 chromosome A07, Gossypium_hirsutum_v2.1, whole genome shotgun sequence genomic DNA contains:
- the LOC107955844 gene encoding protein MAIN-LIKE 1-like: MGREAGRYRPDARLPYLELVGFESAALTRTFDLRYDLISALVEHWHPETHTFHLPCGEYTVSLEDVALHLGLSIDGDAVTGVSAIAKSAALCYSLLEASSGDAESNFSELKFTWLKTNFEHLSVNATEE; the protein is encoded by the exons atGGGGAGGGAGGCCGGAA GATATAGGCCAGATGCACGACTGCCCTACTTGGAGCTAGTTGGATTCGAGTCAGCAGCATTAACCCGGACGTTCGATTTGCGGTATGATTTAATATCCGCATTGGTCGAGCACTGGCACccggagacccacacatttcatttaccgTGTGGGGAGTACACTGTCTCTCTGGAGGATGTTGCATTGCACCTTGGGCTCTCAATCGACGGGGATGCCGTCACGGGTGTAAGTGCTATAGCTAAGTCGGCTGCACTTTGTTATAGCCTACTAGAAGCCTCGTCCGGCGATGCTGAGTCCAACTTCTcagagttgaaatttacatggctaaaaaccaattttgagcatttatcAGTTAATGCCACTGAAGAATAG